Genomic window (Ananas comosus cultivar F153 linkage group 1, ASM154086v1, whole genome shotgun sequence):
GCCtactatcctttttttttccttctgaaACTTATCTCGTCCGCATGAGCATTATATTAAATTGGTTTGTGTATACAGGCAGTAACTGCTATGGTACAGAAAGCAATGCAGTACATTGATGAGACACCTGATTTGGAAACACGCATCGAACTGATAAAAACACTGAACAGTGTCTCTGCTGGGAAGGTAAGCACCATCAAATTGGTAGATGTCGTGCTTGGAGATATATCTAGGTGCTTCTACTAGTGCTTGAAAAACATGTGCTTATGAGTTTGTTTGCAGATATATGTTGAGATAGAGAGGGCACGTCTGATCAGAAAACTTGCAAAGATTAAGGAAGAACAGGGACTCATTGCCGAGGCTGCTGATTTGATGCAAGAAATTGCTGTAAGTTATGATTCTTAGGCTTTATCGGTACTTTCATTGTTATTTTCGATCTCATTTCTAGTTGGTCCTTGTAATCGTACTTGTGAGCAATATGGTTTTCTAGTCCTTTTTATTGACAACTTAGCTCATCAGGTGGAAACTTTTGGAGCAATGGCAAAAACCGAGAAGATAGCTTTTATTCTGGAACAAGTATGCTATcatgctcttttttttcttttcttttttgacacCAGTAAAATCAAGTATTAATCATTCTCGAAGGCTAATTTATCTCTTAAGTGCTTTCACATAATTGAATTGTTTGCAGGTTCGTTTGTGCTTAGATCGCCAAGACTATGTCCGAGCACAGATTTTGTCTAGAAAAATTAGCCCGAGGGTTTTTGATGCAGATTCttccaaagaaaagaaaaagccaaaagaAGGTGATAATGTTGTTGAAGAGGCGCCGGCAGACATACCTTCTCTGTTAGAGTTGAAGCGCATCTACTATGAACTACTGATTCGGTATGTTGATGCTTGTAACTTAATCGGCTGAAAAGGTTTGATCTTTATCATTTGGAGTTGgcttaaatttattaaaattttatgatctGCAGCTGAACTACTGAGGTCATGTTCCAAGTTGTTGTGAGAATAACATAACCACATGTTATGTGGAACAATGCCTTCATTCACAGCATATTCTAAGACCTCTTTCCCTGTCTTCTGGGCATGTCAttcgtcagtttttttttttttttttttaatatagtttGGACTTTTTGGTCCTCTTGTAGCTCGATTCCTGCCAGTGCTTCTTAGATTGACACTGCAGCACATAATAATACTCAAATCTCTCTTAGTCTTGTAACTAATTCATATGATCTTATGAATTTTCTACATATTTATCCGATCTTTTGACAAAAGACAAATCCCCGGACCTAAACAAgtaacatttttcatttttattttgaaaacagTAAAATTAAGGCTTTAATAGTTCCAAAACCCTCCAGTTCAGTGCTTAGCTTCATTTAGTGTGTTTGAATGAGTCGGATGATTTGCCTTGCCCTTGCCGTGGATGCTTCTTGTTTTTCTAGGTTCTGCAACAAGTTTGTTTCATGTTGAATGTTCTTTAAGCTCTTCGATTTCAGTTGTTGTTTTCGGCATCTAATTGTCTTTATGAAGCTGCTATTTGCTATTCCTGCCGTAGTTGGtgtcataataaataattaactattattTGTATTTGCTTTTTTGTAGCTATCATTATCATAACAATGATTACCTGGAGATCTGCCGGTGTTACAAGGCAATATATGATATTCCATCCGTGAAAGCTGACCCAGCACACTGGATACCAGTAATTCTCTTAGATCGATTTTTTCTGCTGTATTTTCAGAGGTGTTGCATGATTTTACTGAGGTAATTAATTGCTCTTGTTCTTTAGGTGCTCAGAAAGATCTGCTGGTATCTAGTGCTGTCACCACATGACCCAATGCAATCAAGCCTTCTGAATGCTACTTTGGAAGATAAAAATCTTTCGGAAATCCCTAATTTCCGGTAAGTACTTTTTAAATCAACATTTAAAATGAACctttcttttctcaaaaaaaaaaagaagcacctTTCATTATGAAAGGGACTTTTACCTATGTATCACTTGCAAAATCATTTATTTAGATATATGTGAATGTAAAAGCCAAATTTTCATAAACACGCCTTAAGGGAGTCATtcaattgctttttttttttcctttgtttcttTGGGGTGCGGGGGGGACTGATTTTTTATTAGAGAGGCTTTTTTGAAAATGTTCATTTTTGTAATGTGCAACTGTAAACATCTGCGATAATTAAGTGAAGGGCATGTATGGAAATTCATATTTTGTGTATAGAAGATTTTACTGGAttagtgtatatatattctACCTCTTTATGAATCTGATATTGGTTAATCTGATATATTTAAATACTCTTGCTAATCCTCTTGTCGACCGACCTTTCTCAGTCTACTGTTAAAGCAGCTGGTTACCATGGAGGTGATTCAGTGGACAAGTCTTTGGGAAACGTACAAGGATGAGTTTGAGAACGAGAAGAATTTGCTTGGGGGGTCTTTGGGTACGAAGGCAGcagaagatttgaaattgaGGATCATTGAACATGTATACTCACTGGTGCttgttattttatttctctctttctgcATTTGgatctttctcttttcactaattcaaattctatatttttccAGAATATCTTGGTGGTTTCGAGGTACTATTCAAGGATTACCTTAAAGAGGCTTGCTGATCTATTGTGCCTCAGTTTAGAGGTTTGCTTCTTTCCCTTCATTTTTCGGCTTCTTTCCAATGTTTAATAATAGTAGAGAATTTGGTATCTCaatcctagttagttaattcgcgaattattcgcgaattattcgcgaatttttgagaaaacgaattaaacggccgtatccgtattttttcaaaaaattcggaaaaaatcgcgaatttttgaggaaaaataattattcgcgaattattcgcgattcgcgaataattcggccaaAAAAACGGCCCTTGGGCGTGGGCCCGGCCGCCCGGGCCCGCGGCCGGGCCCACGCCCGCTCTCGCGTGCATGCCCGCTCTAGCGCGCTGGCACCAGCCTGGCAGCCTCACGCGCATGCCTGCTCTCGCGCGCGAGCTCACGCCCGGGCTCGTGGGTCGCGGGCCTCGCAGGTCGCTCGCGTTTGTGGGCCTTCGAGCTCGcccaaatagaaaaaaagaaaaaaattctaaatctcgcccgaaaaaaaaaaaccccttttCTAAATGTTTGCCCTCCTCTCCAGTCTcccctaaataaaaaaaaattcactcaATCAAAAATGTTTAGTCTCTTATGGACtatcttaatctcttatttgcttgattatttatttattttgagcataatataatttactatttttttacttaattagcttaatcttgtagctctttattcttatatattttttaaaaatatgagtatttatgctaattgCATAAGTCTTGCGAGAAaagataatttaatttaataaccgaatttttgatcccgaatttttaattagtgaacgtataatatccgtataaatcacgtatccgaataattggcgaatccatttttcagccgtatttttcaacgaatttaaaaattagaaaacgaattttatccgaattatacccgtaccgaatttttgccgaatccgaattaactaactatgatctcAATTGAATTACCATTATTCTGAACCACATGATTGTATGGTACTGAAGACAAAACTGACGAACAGGTTTGGTACTGAAACCAAAACTTTCAGAAGTATAGGCGGCCATTTCAAATTTGTTGTAGGCTTTATCTTTAGAAGCCCTGAATCTCCTCTCTCTGCATTTCAGGAAGCGGAGAAGCACTTATCCGACATGGTGGTCTCAAAATCATTGGTAGCAAAAGTCGACAGGCCCATGGGAGTCGCCTGCTTTCAAACAGCAAAAGACAGTAACGAAGTGCTCAACTCCTGGGCGACGAACCTGGAGAAGCTTCTCGACCTCGTCGAGAAGAGCTGCCACCAAATACACAAGGAGGTTATGGTTCATAAAGCTACCCTAAACGCTTGAATAGCTATAATTTAATTAGCTATTCTTCGTTAATCTGTGAACTGAAGCTTGaagttacaattttttttttcaagcgaGGATAAGCCTTTCTTTGATTTGGCATAGCTCGGTCAGAATTTAATGCATGCAGAAGCTGAAAAACAAGCTATTACGGCATTGTTATGACTAGCTGTATGGTATTTTGGATCTGTTCATCCTAGATTACAAATCTTTGATTTTGCAGCTCTGTTATTTTCTACTTTTGCAAGAATCCGAACAACTGTGCCATGCTTTATCTTCTATGGAGCTATTGAGATTCATATTCTCTTTCCACATTGAGATGTACTATTATGATTATGACTTATGAGAGTATGCGAAGAATCACGGAGTCATCAGCGCACCATTGCCTGCTAACCTCAGCTGAGCTAGCAATACTCTCTCTGCATTTCTGTTGTTAATTTCAGGATGGATTGACAGGATTGGTGCCATCTGCAAATTAGTGTGAGGCAGAGTCATTTTGGGGCTATAATGAAGTATGagtctttttttagaaaagagaGTTATTGAAAAAGATTTGACTGAATAACGTACGGGTGCTTTTCTAAACAGCTTCACTAAAACAATTTACTTCTGAGAAGACACTACTATATCACGGTAGACATGATAATTTGTTTTCATGTAGGTTTCTGGAACAACGgttgtgctccaggaagctgaagttgtttttttttaaaaaaaaatttttatttttattttgaggaaGCTGAAGTTGTTAGTAAGTGTTGATAATCAATGAGTGAATATTTTAGCAATTGGCTTTTAGTTTCTCCTGGAAAGTGGGAGTTCCAATATGAAAGTCTTCATAGTTTGGGTAtgtggtttagctcattttcaatttgccattatgtggtttaaaaaattttactttgttagtttaatttttattttatcaatttttttttatatgaaataggCTGGTGAagttaaaaatttctaaaaaattatatgatgaCAAAGTAAAGATgtgctaaattatagaaaataaagtttaaatttttttttttaactataaggTGTCAAAGTGAAAATGAGCTTTATAGTGcggtaaagtaa
Coding sequences:
- the LOC109718110 gene encoding 26S proteasome non-ATPase regulatory subunit 12 homolog A-like; translated protein: MEENLDAAIESLLNVEKQMRLAGDVAGTKKAVIDILELCYNARAWKTLNDQIVLLSKRRGQLKQAVTAMVQKAMQYIDETPDLETRIELIKTLNSVSAGKIYVEIERARLIRKLAKIKEEQGLIAEAADLMQEIAVETFGAMAKTEKIAFILEQVRLCLDRQDYVRAQILSRKISPRVFDADSSKEKKKPKEGDNVVEEAPADIPSLLELKRIYYELLIRYHYHNNDYLEICRCYKAIYDIPSVKADPAHWIPVLRKICWYLVLSPHDPMQSSLLNATLEDKNLSEIPNFRLLLKQLVTMEVIQWTSLWETYKDEFENEKNLLGGSLGTKAAEDLKLRIIEHNILVVSRYYSRITLKRLADLLCLSLEEAEKHLSDMVVSKSLVAKVDRPMGVACFQTAKDSNEVLNSWATNLEKLLDLVEKSCHQIHKEVMVHKATLNA